The genome window TATTCTCAGGATAACGCATGCCTTGTTTGCAGTTTGTGAAACGAATGCGTAAGCATACTCAACGGGAATGCTGTTGTCGGCAAGAAGTCTGAGACAACCGGCAAGTCCACCCGGCGTATCGTCAATGGTTACAGCCAGAACGCTTGTGATAGAAACGGTAAGCCCTGCTTCCTTCAATACATTTTCGGCATGCTCGGGGTTATCAACAATGACTCTCAGAATACCGAAATTGGTAGTATCGGCAATCGACAATGCCAGAATGTTAATATTATTTCTTGCGAGAATTTCTGTGATATCTGCAAGGCGTCCGTGCTTGTTTTCAACAAAAATTGAAATCTGTTTAATTATCATGTCTTTTCCTCATATACAATTATATCCGGATTCAAAAGCTTTCAAGTTAACATCAAGAAGCTTTTGAGGCACTGATTTTTCCAAAGCTTCAAGCAGCTGTTCTTTGGTGAAATCGCTGTAATGCGCCATGAGACCTATGAGTACAACGTTAACAGCCTTTATAGAACCTGCCTCTTCAGCTTTCTTAAGTGCATCCACTGCAACAACTTTGATGTTTTTACCTTCGATTTTACTGATTATTTCATCAGGATAACCGACAGCTCCGGTAATTACAGGCATCGGCATAACCTTTTGAGTTGAAGTGATAAGAACACCGTCCTTTTTGAGATATGACAGCCAGCGTGCAGCTTCGAGCTGTTCAAAAGAAAGTATAATATCAGCTTCACCCTGACCAATGACGGGGGAATGTACCTTATCACCATATCGTACATATGTCACAACAGAACCTCCGCGCTGTGACATACCGTGTACTTCACTGACTTTTACATCGTATCCGAGTGCCATAGCGGCATTTCCGACAATTCTGCTGGCGAGCAGGGAGCCCTGACCGCCGACACCTACAATCATTATGTTCTTAATCATTTTCAGCACTCCTTTCTTATCTCTTTACATGTATTATGCTGTCAAATCTGCACATGTTTTTGCAAAGACCGCAACCGATACATAAAGAGGTGTCGATAGAAGGCTTAACACCGCCGATTGTGGAAATAGCGGGACATGCAATTGACATACAAGCACGGCAGGCACGGCATTTTTCGGAATCAATAGTGTAGTAAGTGTCTTTTGGTACCTGCTTGAGAAGAGCGCAAGGACGTCGTACAATAACAACAGAAGGAGTGTCGCTGTCTATTTCCTCACGGATAACTTTTTCAAGATTTTTAGGGTCGGCAGGATCGCAAATGCGGATATGTTCGGGATCTATTCCGGCACCCTCGCATATTTTTTCTATGGAAATCGGCTTCACGGGCTGATTTTTCAGAGTGAATCCGGTTGTGGGGTTCTGCTGATGTCCGGTCATACCGGTGATACT of Oscillospiraceae bacterium contains these proteins:
- a CDS encoding indolepyruvate oxidoreductase subunit beta, translated to MIKNIMIVGVGGQGSLLASRIVGNAAMALGYDVKVSEVHGMSQRGGSVVTYVRYGDKVHSPVIGQGEADIILSFEQLEAARWLSYLKKDGVLITSTQKVMPMPVITGAVGYPDEIISKIEGKNIKVVAVDALKKAEEAGSIKAVNVVLIGLMAHYSDFTKEQLLEALEKSVPQKLLDVNLKAFESGYNCI
- a CDS encoding ACT domain-containing protein: MIIKQISIFVENKHGRLADITEILARNNINILALSIADTTNFGILRVIVDNPEHAENVLKEAGLTVSITSVLAVTIDDTPGGLAGCLRLLADNSIPVEYAYAFVSQTANKACVILRIEKDFKALTVLQEAGYTGLEVQ